In Malus sylvestris chromosome 16, drMalSylv7.2, whole genome shotgun sequence, the following are encoded in one genomic region:
- the LOC126609415 gene encoding pentatricopeptide repeat-containing protein At2g03380, mitochondrial-like — MRTAVKKFVSPLHLQIPKTPLRQGRTLTHAIYQSPPSEPPDLSQTIASTHAVFSNPCFNLLVLCRNIDSLKKVHSLLVLHGLADGLLCRTKLISLYGSFGYIKCARYLFDKMPSPDFYSWKVMLRWYFMHNLYEEVIGFYNRMRVCVREHDNVVFSIVLKACSELRDFDEGRKVHCRIVKVASPDSFVLTGLVDLYAKCGWIECSRAVFEGIVDRNVVCWTSMIVGYVQNDCPEDGLVLFNRMREGLVEGNQFTLGSVLTACTKLRSLHQGKWIHGHLIKNGIELNSFLVTSLLDLYVKCGDIGDARSIFDEFCGRTDLVSWTAMIVGYTQCGYPDEALELFTDRKWVGLLPNSITTASVLSSCAQSDNLSLGRSIHGLGIKLGLEEPTVRNALVDMYAKCHMIGDARYIFETISDKNVIAWNSIISGYSQNGSAHEALQLFHQMRSESFSHDAFTLASVLSACASLGFLPVGSSLHAHSIKDGLLTANIYVGTALLNFYAKCGDAESARLVFDAMGEKSTITWSAMIGGYGIQGDSTGSVALFSDMLKNHLVPNEVIFTTLLSACSHTGMIAEGWRYFNSLCKDYNFKPSMKHYACMVDLLARAGKLEEALEFIERMPIQPDVSLFGAFLHGCGLYSRFDLGGVAIRRMLELHPGEACYYVLMCNLYASDGRWSQVNQVRELMKQRGLSKSLAYSQVEMDIRNHIAPVRLACVA, encoded by the coding sequence ATGCGGACGGCGGTGAAGAAATTCGTCTCCCCCTTACATCTGCAAATACCCAAAACGCCCTTACGTCAGGGTCGGACTCTGACGCATGCCATCTACCAATCACCACCGTCGGAGCCACCCGACCTTTCTCAAACCATAGCGTCGACGCACGCGGTGTTTTCGAACCCGTGTTTTAATCTTCTCGTTTTGTGCAGGAACATCGATTCCCTGAAGAAAGTCCACAGCTTGCTCGTCCTCCACGGCCTCGCCGACGGTCTCCTTTGCCGAACAAAATTGATCAGTTTATATGGGTCATTTGGGTACATCAAGTGTGCCCGGTATCTGTTCGATAAAATGCCAAGCCCAGATTTTTACTCGTGGAAAGTGATGCTGAGGTGGTACTTTATGCACAATTTGTATGAAGAGGTTATAGGGTTTTATAATCGTATGAGAGTGTGCGTAAGAGAGCATGACAACGTTGTTTTCTCGATTGTGTTGAAGGCGTGTAGTGAGTTGCGAGATTTTGATGAAGGGAGGAAGGTGCACTGCCGGATTGTTAAGGTGGCGAGTCCTGATAGTTTCGTATTGACGGGTTTGGTGGATTTGTATGCGAAGTGTGGATGGATTGAGTGTTCTCGGGCGGTTTTTGAAGGGATTGTTGATAGAAATGTGGTTTGTTGGACTTCAATGATAGTTGGGTATGTGCAAAATGATTGTCCGGAAGATGGGCTGGTCTTGTTTAATAGGATGAGAGAGGGGTTGGTTGAAGGGAATCAGTTCACGTTAGGAAGCGTACTTACGGCGTGTACAAAGTTAAGATCTTTGCATCAAGGAAAGTGGATTCATGGACATTTGATTAAGAATGGTATTGAACTTAACTCTTTTCTGGTGACATCCCTTCTGGACTTGTATGTCAAGTGCGGGGACATTGGAGATGCTCGTTCCatatttgatgagttttgtGGGAGGACCGATCTTGTTTCATGGACAGCAATGATTGTAGGGTACACTCAATGTGGGTATCCCGACGAGGCTTTGGAGTTGTTTACGGATAGGAAATGGGTTGGTCTCTTGCCCAATTCCATAACTACTGCAAGTGTGCTTTCGTCTTGTGCACAGTCAGATAATTTGAGTTTGGGAAGGTCAATCCATGGTCTTGGGATAAAACTTGGGTTGGAGGAGCCTACTGTGAGAAATGCTCTGGTGgacatgtatgcaaaatgcCATATGATTGGTGATGCTCGTTATATCTTTGAAACAATCTCCGACAAGAATGTGATTGCTTGGAATTCAATTATTTCCGGGTATTCCCAAAACGGGTCTGCACATGAAGCCCTCCAACTGTTTCATCAAATGAGATCAGAATCATTCTCACATGATGCGTTCACATTGGCAAGTGTCCTCTCAGCTTGCGCTTCCCTTGGTTTTCTTCCAGTTGGTTCATCGCTTCATGCTCACTCCATAAAGGATGGCCTATTAACTGCAAATATCTATGTTGGCACTGCACTTTTAAACTTCTACGCCAAGTGCGGGGATGCTGAATCTGCTCGTCTAGTTTTTGATGCAATGGGAGAGAAGAGCACTATAACATGGAGTGCAATGATTGGCGGTTATGGAATTCAGGGTGACAGTACAGGTTCCGTTGCACTTTTCAGTGATATGTTGAAGAATCATCTGGTGCCCAACGAAGTAATCTTCACGACCTTATTGTCAGCTTGTAGCCATACGGGAATGATTGCAGAAGGGTGGAGGTATTTCAATTCACTCTGCAAGGACTATAACTTCAAGCCCTCAATGAAGCATTACGCGTGTATGGTCGATCTATTGGCTCGTGCTGGTAAACTTGAAGAGGCCCTGGAATTCATTGAGAGAATGCCGATTCAGCCAGATGTTAGTTTGTTTGGGGCTTTTCTCCACGGATGCGGACTCTATTCGAGGTTTGATCTTGGCGGAGTGGCGATAAGAAGAATGCTAGAGCTGCATCCTGGTGAAGCTTGCTATTATGTGCTAATGTGTAACCTTTATGCTTCAGATGGTCGATGGAGCCAGGTTAATCAGGTTAGAGAGCTAATGAAGCAGAGAGGATTGAGCAAGTCCCTTGCATATAGCCAAGTAGAGATGGATATCAGAAATCACATTGCACCTGTTAGGTTGGCATGTGTTGCTTAG
- the LOC126609413 gene encoding uncharacterized protein LOC126609413, producing the protein MGTKMQCKSYMPGYYSMRDLNEDPNNFSWPLYYGDKTLSNRQYCNGFLPRAMTDAFPRYDKDVVKQTMLEHEAIFKDQVIELHRLYRIQRDLMDEIKRKELHRNHIPMETSLLSSPLASQITSEDARKWHDSSFPLVNSVNAGPSIPGVEGTHSPSSAVKGNNQKIGLFPYQNGISSKVVEVMESRPTKVRKKMFDLQLPADVYVDSDEGEQFTDEKASGTPTCQPNKNCKTTLGGGAKLFFCEGAKTDCKGHVSRSDTCSRSTNGLADLNEPIQIEETNASEYADPLGHDSYHGKIQGPDQAANSRLQLLGLPKEISLNPHHLSDKVIPNKIYLENESGKGWFSHVLEAGQSKSCLKTVSQCLQTERLPIASHPMQVSINNVHETAFYLTDKSKVDLWRERTVCGAENSDRSHEISNNKHQNIFVTSHMPSPYHHILPSSDVARSWTHSVSSWEKPGSGVSQKPISALTHPCFPSSATLSKSSQSSVQSNGIFGDRWYLNSNSSSNHGSGSEVPYQNGFHHGSSSGSKELVCFPSLSCDYQSSSNDHNGGPEQLRSQGSATHYKGSNCKDVKFAKEVNLNVVLSKSSSDEEMPQQRLRIVGGEQKHEDHLAALPWLRAKPASKNEFANVGRVSKTDMQDLNQIFAEDIKSVPCENDVEARRTELGDSPCKRKLLGFPIFVQSHNTKNESYSVTSPSVENNKRNGGLDINLPCDPSAPDLATKNVEEIVVVEERIDTKVASFRHVIDLNSCVSDDEESLKPSAPTTSVKITVDIDLEAPIVPGADDGVILVEASAEKQKAMPLASPQHPAEPPQGELVRVAAEAIVAISSSGPYNHTDESSCSPPEASSIDPLLWFVEIASTCGNDLESKFDIVVRGKDGDDDDESLSDAFDYFEFVTLKLRETKEEDYMPKPLVPENLNLEDTGNTLLPNPPRRGQSRRGRQRRDFQRDILPGLASLSRHEVTEDLQTFGGLMRAMGHSWQTGLTRRNSTRNGCGRGRRRAVVNPSPPVETIPACSPLVQQLNNTEMGLEDRSLTGWGKTTRRPRRQRCAAGNNLPSSVPLT; encoded by the exons ATGGGAACAAAAATGCAGTGTAAAAGCTACATGCCCGGGTATTACTCAATGAGGGATCTTAATGAGGATCCAAACAATTTTAGCTGGCCCTTATATTACGGAGATAAAACCTTATCAAATAGGCAGTATTGCAATGGTTTCTTGCCGAGGGCCATGACTGATGCTTTTCCACGGTATGATAAGGATGTAGTCAAGCAGACCATGCTTGAGCACGAGGCCATATTTAAGGATCAG GTGATTGAACTTCACCGGCTGTACAGAATTCAAAGGGACTTGATGGATGAAATAAAACGGAAAGAACTACATAGAAACCATATACCCATGGAGACATCATTGTTGTCAAGTCCCTTAGCATCTCAAATTACATCTGAAGATGCTCGGAAATGGCATGATTCCAGCTTTCCTTTGGTAAACTCTGTTAATGCTGGACCATCGATTCCAGGTGTTGAAGGTACCCATTCTCCATCTAGTGCCGTGAAAGGAAACAACCAAAAAATTGGTTTGTTTCCATACCAAAATGGGATTAGTTCGAAAGTTGTTGAGGTGATGGAGTCAAGACCCACAAAAGTGAGGAAAAAAATGTTTGATCTTCAACTTCCAGCTGATGTGTACGTTGATTCTGATGAAGGGGAGCAGTTCACTGATGAGAAAGCTTCTGGCACTCCTACTTGTCAGCCGAATAAAAATTGTAAAACCACACTTGGGGGTGGTGCAAAGCTCTTTTTCTGCGAAGGTGCGAAGACAGATTGCAAAGGACATGTTTCAAGATCTGATACATGTTCGAGGAGCACAAATGGTTTGGCTGACTTGAATGAGCCTAttcaaattgaagaaacaaatgctTCAGAATACGCTGATCCTCTGGGCCATGACTCTTATCATGGAAAGATTCAGGGACCCGATCAGGCAGCTAATTCTAGGTTGCAGCTTTTAGGTTTGCCGAAGGAAATATCACTCAACCCTCATCATCTCAGTGATAAGGTTATCCCGAACAAGATATATTTGGAGAACGAAAGTGGAAAAGGGTGGTTTTCCCATGTTCTTGAAGCAG GGCAAAGTAAAAGCTGCCTTAAAACTGTTTCCCAATGTCTCCAAACAGAAAGGTTGCCGATAGCGTCCCATCCAATGCAAGTTTCTATTAACAATGTTCACGAAACCGCTTTCTATCTGACTGATAAAAGCAAGGTGGACTTGTGGAGAGAGAGGACAGTTTGTGGTGCGGAGAATTCGGATAGAAGTCATGAAATTTCCAATAATAAGCATCAGAATATTTTTGTGACTTCTCATATGCCCAGTCCATATCATCACATTCTTCCTTCCTCGGATGTGGCCAGGTCATGGACTCACTCGGTTTCATCTTGGGAAAAGCCAGGCAGTGGCGTAAGCCAAAAGCCAATATCAGCTCTAACTCACCCGTGTTTTCCTTCATCTGCTACCTTGAGCAAGAGTTCCCAGTCATCAGTTCAGAGCAATGGGATCTTTGGAGATAGGTGGTATCTTAACAGCAATTCTAGTTCTAACCATGGTTCTGGAAGTGAAGTACCATACCAAAATGGTTTTCACCATGGTTCATCTTCAGGGTCTAAGGAACTAGTTTGCTTCCCATCTCTCAGCTGCGACTATCAGAGCAGCAGTAACGATCACAACGGAGGCCCTGAGCAGTTGAGGAGTCAGGGTTCAGCGACACACTACAAGGGTTCAAATTGCAAGGATGTGAAGTTTGCAAAGGAAGTAAACTTAAATGTAGTGCTTTCAAAAAGCTCATCGGATGAAGAAATGCCCCAGCAACGTCTTAGGATCGTAGGGGGGGAACAAAAGCATGAGGACCATCTTGCAGCTTTGCCGTGGCTAAGAGCCAAGCCTGCTTCTAAGAATGAGTTTGCCAATGTAGGCAGAGTTTCAAAGACTGATATGCAggatttaaatcaaatttttgcTGAGGACATAAAATCAGTTCCTTGCGAGAATGATGTTGAGGCCAGAAGGACTGAACTAGGCGACAGCCCGTGCAAGAGAAAACTTCTTGGGTTTCCTATTTTTGTTCAGTCCCATAACACTAAGAACGAGTCTTATTCTGTTACCTCCCCGTCTGTGGAAAATAACAAGAGAAATGGAGGACTGGATATCAACTTGCCTTGCGATCCTTCAGCTCCTGACTTGGCCACAAAGAATGTAGAAGAAATCGTAGTTGTAGAAGAGAGAATAGATACGAAGGTTGCAAGTTTCAGACATGTCATCGAtttgaactcgtgtgtcagtgATGATGAAGAATCTTTGAAACCTTCTGCTCCAACCACCAGTGTGAAGATCACAGTAGACATAGATTTGGAAGCCCCAATTGTACCCGGGGCTGATGATGGTGTCATTCTTGTGGAAGCATCtgctgaaaagcagaaagcaatgCCTTTAGCATCGCCACAACACCCAGCTGAACCTCCTCAAGGGGAACTTGTGAGAGTAGCAGCGGAGGCAATAGTTGCCATCTCATCATCTGGTCCCTACAATCATACTGATGAATCCTCTTGCAGTCCACCGGAAGCTTCTTCAATCGACCCCCTTCTGTGGTTTGTGGAGATAGCTTCCACTTGTGGGAATGATCTTGAGAGCAAGTTTGACATCGTTGTGAGAGGCAaagatggtgatgatgatgatgaatctTTATCAGACGCGTTTGATTACTTTGAATTCGTGACTTTGAAACTGAGAGAGACCAAGGAAGAAGATTACATGCCTAAGCCTCTGGTTCCAGAAAACTTGAACCTGGAAGACACCGGAAACACATTACTACCAAATCCTCCCAGAAGAGGCCAGTCAAGGAGAGGGAGGCAGCGGAGGGACTTCCAAAGGGATATCCTTCCCGGTCTTGCTTCCTTGTCAAGGCACGAGGTGACAGAAGATCTCCAGACATTTGGAGGATTAATGCGGGCAATGGGCCATTCATGGCAGACGGGACTAACCAGGAGAAACTCAACAAGAAACGGTTGTGGTAGGGGCAGGCGACGAGCAGTGGTGAATCCCTCTCCCCCTGTGGAAACTATCCCAGCTTGCAGTCCACTGGTACAGCAGCTTAATAATACAGAAATGGGACTGGAAGATAGAAGCCTAACCGGTTGGGGTAAGACGACCAGAAGGCCTCGTAGGCAAAGATGCGCGGCAGGTAATAATCTCCCATCATCCGTTCCTTTAACCTAA